AAGTTGAAATAACTGTCATTCTTACCCTCAGATTCTTCATTCAGCTGACCTGCTGGATTACAGCTCTCTGGATGTTGAGTGAAGTCATCAGCTTCCACCTGCCTTTCATCTCTCAGATCCCTACTAAGGTTGTTACTCctttgtactatatatatatataccaaccATAGAAATATTCAGACTTCTAATATGcaaaacattattatatatattactttaaagTTGCAATAAGGAACAAACACTTACCCTCAGATTCTTCATTCACCTTACCTGCTGGATTACAGTTCTCTGGAATCTGAGTGGAGTCATCAGCTTCCACCTCCCTTTCATCTCTCAGACTCCAACTTGTCGGTGCTACTGGTTGCAGGTGTTGTCCGATGGGAGGCAACACTCGTTTCCCTGGTCCCACTCTTCCTccacctctccctctcttcgaTTGAACCATTTCCTTAGCAAGCTAAAGTAATTCAGATTAGCATTACTGCCTACTAAAGTGTTAATGAGCAGAATGTGCAGTACTATGTAAGAAGATGGGCGTACTATGCTGTTTATCTATTGCAGAAGGAAGCTTCACTTCGACCACAGCTTTCAATCTCCAACACAGAGTTTCTTTCAACTGGAAAGTAGAAATATGCACAACCAATTCTTTTAACTTCAGGACTGAATTGGTTCCGAGTGCTTCAGCTTGCAATGTGTTTCGAGATAGCCACCAAGAGTAGTTGACTGAAATCTTATGCATTGGTAATGCCAAAAGATGGTTTGGCGCTATATTATTTTCATCTCCCGCGTAAGTGTAGCTTGTGTCTCCCAAAACTTACGCCAGTTGCAAGGGATGGTAGGATTTTGGAGATTTGTTCTGTCATTCACAGATATTGCATTCCCATCTGCAAGTACTTACGTCAGCAACATCATGATTACCTGTTTATGTAGCAGCAGCTAGCCTCGAATATCTTacattgttcttctttttcacaatATCTTATATAACAGCTATTGTGTATAAGCTTTGACTGTACACCCTGACCTTTATATATTCTCATGAATCagatcagtgggtatttatcaTTGGAAGATGTATCAGTTTTATTTGCGaacatagtatatatatacaacacAACTTTCAGATTTATATGTAAGATCGtgactttaatgtattatatatacatactgcACGTAAGTGTACGTGATCAACTTCTATGAtcaatacttatatataatatattatatattatattatttatatatatataagtaatgctATTTAATGTGTTATATAGGTAAGTATGTACCAAGGttggactatatatatattatatattctattacatCATGTATGTGTGTTCAAGAACTTCCATGATCAAGTATTATATTATACATGTCTATATGTGTGATCAACTTTCCTTTTCaagtaatataaatatatttatttatatatataatattagataagtGCGTAATGCTAATGAAGTTATTAtatacataagtattaaaagtTGGATAATGAGGGccttatatatatttgtccAATAATATTGAAGCGTACGCTGTATAAATATACTCACTTCTCTATGTAAGGTAATAAAGTGTACGGAAGTAAATAAGGTACTTAcgactatatattaattttattattggaagCGTACGCTGTATAAATATACTCACTTCTCTATGTAAGGTAATAAAGTGTACGGAAGTAAATAAGGTACTTACgactatataaattttattattggaagCGTACGCTGTATAAATATACTCACTTCTCTATGTAAAGTAATAAAGTGTACACTTGTAAAGAAAGTcgtaattttattattggaagCGTACGCTGTATAAATATAAGCACTTCTCTATGTAATGTAATAAAGTGCACGGAAGTAAAGAAAGTACTTACGACTATATAAATTTGAACTTGTGAGGGTTGATGATAATGatcaatatttataatatattaagataatatatattttatccaaAAATGTTACTTGATTTCTACTAAAATcaattattcatttcaaataaattaaatgagtGAATATTTATTCCTCACTTAATAAGGTTCGAATATCTTATATATACCGTCATGCTACATATTAGCCTTCATAAATCACACACCCTGCACACTCGataaagtgaaaaagaaattacaaaaattcattCACAAAAAAAACATTCTCTCACACTAAGTAAAAAGCCCTCATATATTCATTAATTAAGTACCTTTATAAACAATGCCCCTGTATTTGGACCTTTTCCTACTACACAATTGAGCAGAGTTGAATATTGACCATGAGCTTGATGAGTTGACCTGTTGAATAATCTGTGGTATAAAATTGGCACTATCTTCTCCTTCATCATTCAAAACCTATTTCAATAATGGCTATTGTACAATACCAAAAACATCACTTGTTTCTAAAGCTTACAcaaaaaatcatctcaacttctctatatatatgtcCGGTATAACATTAATCATCCATTCTATAGCTAAGCCatattcactttcacaaaataTCATTACAAATATTCTCAGAGATATGTCCAGTAGTACAACATTAATCATCCAACATAGAGGTAAGCCATCTTCACTTTCACAACAAATCATTACAACTGTTCTATATATATGTCCAATACAACATTAATAATCCAACATAGAGTTAAGTCGCATTCATTTTCACATAAACATTACAACTATGGCCAAAATAGCAGCTCACAAAATTGATGCTTGcgaaaatacaaagaaaaataaacaattgcAAGCCAAACACCAAAAACCACCGAAAGGTTCTGCAGTACTTGCACGTCGTCTTCTTTCACAATCGGTAAATCCAACCCCTACCAAGCAGCACCTTCACTACCAATTGAGTTAGCTGCTGGGGTTTTCTTGGATGTAAGTAGGGATGCATGATGCCAAGCATTGATCGAAACAACCTGTTAATAATATGTAACATCAATACTGGAATACATGGAAAAACACTAAAAGAAGTATAGAACAAAATTAAATGGTTAGAAATTTATAATCACAGCACCAATACTTgtaaatgagtagcactaatgatACGGAATTAGATTCTACTTATCTCATACATACTTGTGCGTTTGATAAGTGCAAACCATGGGGTTGAGCAAATGTAAATGAATAATAAGTCCATAAAACTATATCAGTTGTAAATTTTGTGTACAAAATTAGTAGTAAGAtgcttatattaattaattattacaactccTCATTAATCAGAGATTATCAAAAGTTGCATGAGATATACCAGTCCTCCCCGGTAGCCATCATAACAATGCCCACCAAGTTGTCAGTTATTCATCAAATTCTGCATAAAACATAGTCGTTTATTGGAGTTAGATATTTCATATTTGGGCGCACATTAATAATGAAAacctatttttaaataactatattGAGCAGGTTATACTATACACGTATGAACCCACATTTAATCTTGTAATAATAAGTAACACCCTAGCATAGAATCATACCATCGTCAGACGAAGACTGGCTGTCCGAGAGAATGTCTTCACTGCTATGAGTATgattatcatcattttcatcctCTTCATCATCAATGAATTCTTCATCATCAGCTTGTGAGGGTATTGCATGTTGCAATGTTCTTTCTTCAGCAATATGGGTTGGTTCCACGTCAGTTCTATGCAACCCCTGCCcagtatcatcatcatcacattCGGGTACAACTTCTACATATGAGGGGTCATTCTCTTGGAAAGCAGGAACATTCAGATTTTCGGCATCATCGACATCATCGTTGGCCACGGGCATAGTTGGAACATCATACACGTTTCTACTTGTAATCTTTTGCACGACGGACCAATTACCACCCAGGTTAGTGTCTTTAAGGTAAAACACTTGGGAAGCTTGACAAGCAAGGGCGaatggttcatccttataccatTTGCGAGCAGTGTTAACAATAGTTAGGTGGTCCCCAACACGTATTCCTCTCCTCCTATCACCGATATCAAACCAATCACATCTAAACAAATATACATGACGCCAACCCATATAACGTAATTGCAATATGTCAATCAATACACCATAAAAATCAACAGGCTGTGATCGGTGTTCCCCTTGAACAACAACCCCACTATTCTGGGTTGCACGAAATTCTCCATGCTTTATTGTGTGGAATCTGATGCCATTCATTATGCAAGCAGAATATGAAGAGACCCATGGATCTGGTCCACAAGCGAGTGCATAAATGTCATCTGCCACGTCATCAGGACTTGTTGAACGTATTTCTTGAATCTAAACATGGCGATGTGAAACAAGATAATTAGCCATACTCTAGAATTCTGCATAAATTGACAAGATTAAATGTGAGTTCATTTTAGAGATAACGTACCCGTGTACGAAACCAACTTGGAAATTCAACTTGATGTCTACGATCGATATTCTCGGATGAAATTTCTTTCAACTTCGTCAGGTGTTCACTGCCGAAACATATGCAGATATTGAAACTTAGACAGGTCTTTGTAAAGAACAAACTAGAAAGCAATGTACAAGTAATGGAAATAACCAAAATACTTACTCTAGGTATTGACTAATCTCAGCACAATTATTAAGCACGTACCACCTTGCCTTTGCAAATAGTGGTTTATCTAATCGATTGGAGGTAGGTGAGCCCAAAGGACGTATCTTttgtgagaaaatagagaaatgttCAGATTCTATACCCTTATCTATATCTCTGTTTCTTTCCTCCCGATTATGTATGGTCCCAACATCATGGATGTACAGGGAGCAAAAGGATAAGCATTCAACATGGACATATGCTTGAGCAATTGAACCTTCTGGGCGAGCCTTATTCCTTACATAACGCTTGAATTTTCCCAAATATCTctcaaaaggatacatccacctatattgaacAGGCCCTGTAAGGTAAGCCTCGCGGGGTAAGTGAATGGCGAGGTGTACCATGATATCGAAGAAAGCAGGTGGgaaaatcatctcaagcttgCAGAGGATAATCGCAATGTCATTTTGTAGTCGCTTCAATATGTCTAGTGTTAACGTTCGGGCACACAAGGCCTTGAAAAACGAACTGAACTCGGTCAATGCAAGATGAATATCAGATCGTAAAAACCCCCCAATTGCAACCGGAAGTAATCTTTGCATGAACacatgacagtcatgacttttcattcctGATATCTTTCCATCAGCAACTGAAACACATCTAGAGATGTTCGAGGCAAAACCATCGGGAAATTTAACAGATGCAAGCCATTCACAGAAACGTCTCCTCTGATCGATATCCAATGTGTAGGAGCCAAGCATCATGGAGTACCCATTCGCCGAAGGTTGTAAATGTAATTCCTTCCTTAACCCAAGCTCCATCAAATCCCTACGTGCATTAGCTGTATCTTtggtttttccttcaatatccATCACTGTTCCTAAGACATTGTcgcaaatatttttttcaatgtgcatgacATCGAGATTATGTCTTAATGGTAACATGGACCAATAAGGTAAATGGAAGAATATACTTTGTTTTGTCCAGTTCAATTCAGATGGTGTGCGTTTTCTCTTTCGAGACCCTTTACCAAATTCGGTGTTACCAATCTGCTCTAGTTGATGGAGTACATCATATCCTACTAGATCTGGAGGTGGCAAGCGATGATCCTCACATCCATTGAATGCagcctttttctttctccaagcATGCGTGGATGGCAAGAAGCGACGATgacccatataacaatgtttccTCCCATGTTTCAACCACTTTGAATCTGTGTCTTCCCTGCATAATGGGCAAGCCATCTTTccttttgtgctccacccagaaagaTTGGCATATGCGGGGAAATCATTAATTGTCCATAATAGTGCAGCATGTAACTGGAAATTTTCACGCTTTGATGCATCATAGGTATCTATGCCGTCCTCCCATAATTCTTTTAAGTCATTCACTAAAGGTTGCAAATAAACATCTATGTCGTTTCCCGGTGCTTTGGGCCCAGGTATGAGTAAGGAGAGTATTAAGTACGGATCTTTCATGCACAACCAAGGAGGCAAGTTGTATGGCACGAGTATCACAGGCCAAATGCTATAAGGTTTACTCATATTGTTGAATGGATTGAATCCATCACTGGCTAGCCCCAATCTCACATTCCGAGCATCTTCTGCAAACCAGGTGTAGTCTTTATCAAATTGTCTCCACATCTTAGAATCAGCAGAATGCCTTAAAGTACTGTGGTCATCAAGTCGTTcttctttatgccatctcatttcTTTTGCAATATTCTTTGACATAAACAGTCTTTGTAACCGAGGTTTCAGAGGGAAGTATCGCAATACCTTTTGGGGAATCCTCCCCTTTTTTCTTCTACTGGACACCCACCTTGACTCGTTGCATTTAGAACAACTTTCTTTATCAGCATCATCTTTCCAAAATAGCATGCAATCATTTGGGCAAGCGTCTATCTTCACATAACTAAAACCCAACCCATGCTCTAAGCGTCGAGCCTCATGGTATGAGTTTGGCAACTGAATGTCTGGGAAAGCTGATTTTAACAATTGTAAAACCATGTTAAATGACTTGATAGTCCACCCACCAATAGTTTTGATATGGAGTAGCTTAACTATAAATGAAAGCTTAGAGAATTTTTCGCAACCAGGATAAAGTGGACATCTGACATCATCTAACAATTGTTCAAAATTTTTCGATTGCCGCTCACTCATGGTAGGTTGTGAAGTAGTACCCTGTTCCATGGAATCATGGTCCATGAATGCACCGGCGCGAATGTCCTCTATCATCTCAtccatatcatcaacataattATGACTGTCATTATATGTATTCTGATCACTGTCTGACGAATTAGCACTCCAACTTTCactctccccatgaaatatccaatGTGTATAACTTGGGAGAATACCTATCGTGAAAAGATGATCTTCGACTTGAGCTATTGATAAGAAAATGTTATTACAACATCTTTTACATGGACACCTAAAGGTAGTGCTTCCAGGTGCATGGGCTTTCGCCATTGTGAGGAGTTGCTTAATCCCTTCAGCATACTCCCGTGACGTAAACCTATTTGGCACGCGCATCCAATCCTTGTCCATTTAAACCCCAAAAGTATTGAGGATGAATCTGCCTTTTACCACAACAGTACTGAGTTAGTAAGGGGCAAAGGCACATATAAACAGACTGACTTAGTAAGGATCAGACACAAACATTGGTTTAACTAGTTAGAGAAATAGGCATATCTTAAACTTTTAGAGGAATTAAGGGTATTAGTGTATTGCCTGAAAGGGAGTTCAAAGGCGCACAACATAATGGATGTAGGGTAGGGATGGTTTTATTAAGTTCATGTCGAAGAAAGTGCCATTTGTGGGTGCCTATAAACCCTGATTCTATAGGGTTGCATTCTCTAAACCACCTTCTACATTTAGAATGTGCCACCTCCCCATGTAGCAATATACATGAAATTGGTTGCCAATTACTTGTGGACACTGAGATAGGCAAGACATTCCCCAATATCTATGAACTTTACACATGCAGCACATACTTGAAAGCAGTAAAATCATAACATTTAAGATCTATGTGCTAAACCATTCACAACATTCCTTAATAAATTGACAGATTTTTTAACGTAATTTTTTGTTATGAATAAGCTTTcgatacatccacctataaaATGGAATAAAAATGGAGGGTTGGGGAAAacatattataactaatattgcacatataatatctaaatataaataAGGGGCAATGGAGGTTATACTCTGGTTGATTGGCAAAGTTAGCAAGAATTGGTCATTTGTGGTACAAAACTATGAAAGTTAAGTCTACAGTAGGCTAAAAGTGAGAATTGGTAATGGAATCAATTTAGTTTAGTGTTTTGATGaaatcatcatcaagcttcccACAATTGAGTATTCCTCTAGATCCTCTCATCAAATTAGTTAGAATTAACTAATGTCAAGAACCTTATAACTACTATATGCCTGAAAGtctgaattaaaaaattagtatcAATATGGTCTCAAATATAttacaaatctctctctcttttttttttccagtcaaATATCTTATAAATCTGTTTTCTCCAGATAAGATTCATGATCATGCTGTACAGTTTTATAGTTTCCTCTTAACTGAGATGGTGGATTGGAGACCTAAAATTTATGGTCTAATTTTTGAgtcttggggggggggggggggggtggggggttgGGCGGGGGTTGGTTTACTAAGGAGGGTAGGGGGACTTATGGGGTAAGATTATGAAAATTCATTAGAAAAGGTTGGGATGATTTTGTGAAAAAAGTTTATTTTGGGGTAGGTGATGGCTCAAGAATTCGGTTCTGGTTTGATGAACTCTGGATGAATCAAATTGTTTTCGCTGTATTAGTAGTTGAATGTtcttaggtgtttcttttgaaGGCgacctgtgtacatgggctttgcctacTACATTAGTTGAATTATTGTTTTtacctatttcaaaaaaaaaagaaatgcaaattATACCTTACTACTTGGGGGGAAAAAGTTGCAAATACCATACtcgttatttatttatttttttcctggaAAACAAAAGAGCAGATAGCAtgcaaattataatttaattccaACTCATGCATGGCACAGGGATTGAACACCTGGAGGCTCAAGAGAGCATAAATATCTATAGTCAAAGCTGTATTATGTAGCCTAAGAAAGCTTTATAACCAATCCCAAGGGAATCATCTCACTTTTCATCTTTATCTCAGGCCCCTTAGAAtctaaattttctcaaaatgctTGACAGTGAAAAGAAATCAGTTCTCATTACAAAAGTTCATTGCACTTTCACTCGACAAATACATATATGCAGTAACATAAAGGTGGAAAAACTTAAttataatgaaagaaaaagcaagCTGGCCTGCAATATTCAAAAGACAAGTTATAAattgcagctagctagctggtcCTGCATGCAGCATACCATGGATTAAAGGGACCcatatatctatctatctaacatatatataaatatgctaGCTGTGTGCTGGGGGAGATCTAAATGCATTTGAAACTGCATGGGTCATTGCTTtataacatgatgcatgatttACACATATAGAGCATGCAAAACATAAAAGTAGTAGTTAAGAGGCTGCATGCAACCACGCTAGCTAGAATCTCTTGGAAGCTAATTAGTGATGGATGGAATGTCAAGGGAAGATCAAGACTATGATCACATATATAAATGGAGTTGCTTTTTGACCAATATTCTGCACAACCTCAAAGTTTCCATATTTAAGTCAATGATCAGATCAGGAACCAAGAAGAAAATGGTAATTGAAGTTCTAATACAAGGAAAGATGCAACAGAttcaagagagagagggaaaaaaaagactGTCATGACTGCTTACATTActaggagaaagagagaggggcaCGTAAACAAAGGACATTATGTAGTTGGAGATTGGGGTATATTAATATCACAGCCCACTAGATCCAATCGACTTGGTCAACCCAAAGGTTATAGCCATGGTAATCAAACCTCCAAGCAAAACCCCCACAACAGACCTAAACACAAGGGCCTTACCTAACAGAGCCCCCAGCCACCTCGAAACCACCATAGCCAAGCTCACTGTCCCAACAATCAACCCCACTCTTACCTTATACTCCTCTATAAATGAAGCTAACTACAATTGCAAATTTGGTGGTGATAATTGTAATTGTACTTTGCACCAATCATACTTAATTTGTAAGTTTCAACATAACTTTCAGACACAGAGGCTTAAGGCTGAAGTGTGGGAAATTGGTTCAAACCCTTTGTTTCTAACGTAAGGCATGAATGGTTTgctgtgaaatttttttaattctctacgTACGAAATTAGACTATGGGTAGTAAATATTGGACAGCAACTAAGATTTCTACAATTCGGCGTTTACCTATACAGACACGTTGgaaatgcttatatatatatgcttacatACATGCCGACACAGAGTATTGTAGTTGAAGGAGAGAGCTTACCGCAGGAGGCCGTGGCGCTTTGAAATGCTGGTCTGATACGGCATCCACGGTGGAGCAGCCGTGATTACGGAGGGAGCTGGCGTTCAAAGAGGGCAGCAGTAAACAATTAATCACGGACGGAGAGAGAGGGCCTTCGTAAGACTTATAGATAGAtctagagagagacagagagataaATCAACGATCGAAAATTGAGAGACAGATGAGGAGTTTCCCGGCGAACTGCGACGGGACGGTAGCAGGCTTACAGTGAGTCGCGGCGGCTTCAATTTGTTAGAGAAGAGACAGAATCGGGGCACCCAATTTCACACGGTCTGTCAAAACCCTTGATAATTATAGATGAGTTGTAACGGCGGGTCATAGTCGACGCTTCAACCAATAAGCAGAAATCACTTCTTTCCAAAATACCTATAGCAGCGACACACAGCTGCCGCTATAAACGCTAGCCTCGCAGAAATCCATTTTAACGCATTTAAGCAAAAACATTTACTGcgaatttatttgattttaaaattccgccgcaataaaatttatttaccgCCGTTTCATTACAGTCAAACTTAACAATGCTACATGAAGATGATTTATGGCGAGACTGTCTCGCagcaaaataatttattaacgGTAATTTCATAAACTGCCGTATAATACGCATGACCATGCAGCGATTATTTTTGCTGCGAGCAAAATTTGCTGTAAAAAATTGGTAATGTGCGGCAATCAGAGAATTCGAcgcaaataaaaaaactaaaatgtgGGCTTCACAAATTTTTGGCAGATATCTATCGccgcaaaaaaaaaatgcaacaaaAGCTACTTTATGTTGTAGTGAATGGGGCCTTAGTCTTCCCTATAgtcataatatataattggtTTTTTAGTTTACTAACAATGAGGCATGAGTAACTTGATcgatttttttcatatgaggaAGGCATGCACATTTGTTGTCAATTTTCCCCCCATATGTTGGTTGCAAACTTGCATAGAGCGTTCTCAATAGCTTATgtataatacaaaaaatgtaaattatttgaagaattgtttataaaataagttCCACCTGATTATATaaaacaatttgtaaaatacaaATCGCTATAGTAACTAGCTACATATAACGGGTATTGTTCATCCTTCgaataactttttattattatttatacttcatTTACTCCCttatttacttttactttttaaacatttcaacataaattctttttcttgttcGTCATTTAAAACGCctctagaaatattatttatccaattttttcatattttgattttatttttaatttttatttggcttatatatttttattttgtgtgcatagaactgaattatattacattgtctataataatatattgcaaatataaaaaatata
This genomic interval from Carya illinoinensis cultivar Pawnee chromosome 2, C.illinoinensisPawnee_v1, whole genome shotgun sequence contains the following:
- the LOC122301621 gene encoding uncharacterized protein LOC122301621; protein product: MDKDWMRVPNRFTSREYAEGIKQLLTMAKAHAPGSTTFRCPCKRCCNNIFLSIAQVEDHLFTIGILPSYTHWIFHGESESWSANSSDSDQNTYNDSHNYVDDMDEMIEDIRAGAFMDHDSMEQGTTSQPTMSERQSKNFEQLLDDVRCPLYPGCEKFSKLSFIVKLLHIKTIGGWTIKSFNMVLQLLKSAFPDIQLPNSYHEARRLEHGLGFSYVKIDACPNDCMLFWKDDADKESCSKCNESRWVSSRRKKGRIPQKVLRYFPLKPRLQRLFMSKNIAKEMRWHKEERLDDHSTLRHSADSKMWRQFDKDYTWFAEDARNVRLGLASDGFNPFNNMSKPYSIWPVILVPYNLPPWLCMKDPYLILSLLIPGPKAPGNDIDVYLQPLVNDLKELWEDGIDTYDASKRENFQLHAALLWTINDFPAYANLSGWSTKGKMACPLCREDTDSKWLKHGRKHCYMGHRRFLPSTHAWRKKKAAFNGCEDHRLPPPDLVGYDVLHQLEQIGNTEFGKGSRKRKRTPSELNWTKQSIFFHLPYWSMLPLRHNLDVMHIEKNICDNVLGTVMDIEGKTKDTANARRDLMELGLRKELHLQPSANGYSMMLGSYTLDIDQRRRFCEWLASVKFPDGFASNISRCVSVADGKISGMKSHDCHVFMQRLLPVAIGGFLRSDIHLALTEFSSFFKALCARTLTLDILKRLQNDIAIILCKLEMIFPPAFFDIMVHLAIHLPREAYLTGPVQYRWMYPFERYLGKFKRYVRNKARPEGSIAQAYVHVECLSFCSLYIHDVGTIHNREERNRDIDKGIESEHFSIFSQKIRPLGSPTSNRLDKPLFAKARWYVLNNCAEISQYLDEHLTKLKEISSENIDRRHQVEFPSWFRTRIQEIRSTSPDDVADDIYALACGPDPWVSSYSACIMNGIRFHTIKHGEFRATQNSGVVVQGEHRSQPVDFYGVLIDILQLRYMGWRHVYLFRCDWFDIGDRRRGIRVGDHLTIVNTARKWYKDEPFALACQASQVFYLKDTNLGGNWSVVQKITSRNVYDVPTMPVANDDVDDAENLNVPAFQENDPSYVEVVPECDDDDTGQGLHRTDVEPTHIAEERTLQHAIPSQADDEEFIDDEEDENDDNHTHSSEDILSDSQSSSDDGMILC